AAAGAAATGATTAAGGTGTTTTGTTAATGGACGAATTGCGCGAGCTGTATCAACAGGTGATTCTCGATCATAACCGTAATCCGAAAAATTATGGCAAAATTGATTGCAATCATGAAGCGGAAGGATTTAATCCGCTCTGCGGTGATAAAATAAAAATTTACGTTCAGGTGGATGGTGACACCATTACCGATGTGCATTTTGAAGCTGCCGGTTGCGCTATTTCCAAAGCATCCGCATCGTTGATGACGGTCGCACTGAAAGGCAAAACCATTGCGGAAGCTCAGGATATTTTTTCCCATTTTATTGGCATGATTACCGGCAAATCGACTGCTGATGCCGAAGAAGATCTGCTCGGCAGCCTGATTGTGCTCGCCGGAGTCCGGGAATTTCCATCGCGTGTAAAATGTGCCGGATTGGCCTGGCATGCGTTCAACGCAGCACTGAGCAGCGAAGAAAAAACGGTAACTACAGAATAATTAAAGATTTGTCGGATAGAGGATAGAAATGGTTGAGAGTAAAACTGATGTAAAATCTTCAATTGTTGAAGTGCTGAAAACATGTTACGACCCTGAAATCCCTGTTGATATTTATGAACTGGGACTCATTTACGATATTTTTGTTGATGAAGAAAACAAAGCATTTGTGAAAATGACCCTCACTTCACCGATGTGTCCGGTTGCCGGAACACTGCCCGGTGAAGTC
The window above is part of the Calditrichia bacterium genome. Proteins encoded here:
- a CDS encoding SUF system NifU family Fe-S cluster assembly protein; its protein translation is MDELRELYQQVILDHNRNPKNYGKIDCNHEAEGFNPLCGDKIKIYVQVDGDTITDVHFEAAGCAISKASASLMTVALKGKTIAEAQDIFSHFIGMITGKSTADAEEDLLGSLIVLAGVREFPSRVKCAGLAWHAFNAALSSEEKTVTTE
- a CDS encoding DUF59 domain-containing protein, which encodes MVESKTDVKSSIVEVLKTCYDPEIPVDIYELGLIYDIFVDEENKAFVKMTLTSPMCPVAGTLPGEVESKIRSIPEVSEAVVELVWDPPWNMEMMTEAARLELGFM